The Bacillus zhangzhouensis region CACCCATGCTAAGGTGTCCTTTTTGTTAAGATTCTTGATTTGTTTGTTCGTTTTTCTTTTGAATCGCTTTCAGCTGAACAGATCGCTCATCGTTTTCTTCAAAGAATTGAACGAGATCGCCGATGCGGTCAATGCTGTTCCAGCTGAGATGATGTTCAATGCCTTCTACATCATCATAAATTTTCTCTTCATCTACACCAATGATTCTTAAAAATTGCTCTAGCAGTTCATGTCTGTATACGAGACGTTTTCCAATTTTTTTGCCTTTCGGGGTTAAAATTAGACCACGATACTTCTCATAAATGAGGTATTCATCTTTATCTAGCTTCTGAACCATTTTTGTTACAGAGGAGGGATGGACAGCGAGTGCTTCTGCAATATCAGAGACTCTGGCATATCCTTTTTCTTCTATCAGCATATAAATTTGTTCAATGTAATCTTCCATACTAGGTGTAGTCATAAAACCCCTCCATAATGCACCATTACTTAATAATCAACCCAATTCTACACCATCGTTCATTAAAAAACAAGGAGTGTCCATTGTCTTAACGCTTGTAATTCCAATCATCTGAGGCATATTTCGTTTTGGCGAGATGATGGACAAACGCTAATTCTTCATCTGTCAGCTCATAAGGTTCAAGCTCAATATGTAATCCTTTTTCAAACCCTCTTTTAAACGCAGCACGCGCATCGTCTATTGTACATGTTCGGTCTGAGATTTCATTGATGGCAACCGCTTTGTTTTTAAAGCTTCGCTGCATCCGCTCTCTCACCCGGTCGTTTGGATAAAGGAACAAATCGAACAATTTGTCCTCATCAAGGTCAATTAAAATAGATCCATGCTGGAGGATGACCCCTTTTTGTCTCGTCTGAGCACTGCCCGCTACCTTTCTGCCTTCTACAACAAGCTCGTACCATGAAGGGGCATCAAAACATACAGATGATCTTGGGTTTTTTAAGCTTTCCTTTTCTTTATCTGTACGAGGAATGGCAAAATACGCATTGAGTCCCAGCTCTTTAAAGCCCTCTAAAATGCCTTCTGAAATCACACGGTATGCCTCTGTCACCGTCGCTGGCATTTCTGGATGTTCCTCTGACACAATCACGCTATAAGTCAGCTCCTGGTCATGAAGTACCCCCCGTCCTCCGGTTGGTCTGCGGACAAATCCAAGACCATATCGCTTGACGGCTTCTAGATTGATTTCTTTTTCAACGTTCTGAAAATACCCAACAGATAATGTCGCCGGATTCCATCCATAAAAGCGGATAACAGGCGGGATGAGCTTCTCACTATGCCAATAAAGCAAAGCTTCGTCCAATGCCATGTTAAAGGCAGGGTCTTGGTTTCCTGAATCAATGAAACACCATTTCTCTTTTTGCATATAAAATCCCTTCTCTTTTACGTAGTCAATGTTAGATGATGGTGGTGACCACCGATTTTCTCTCTTCATCAGTCTATCAAATAGGGAAGGAATTGAAAATAATTCTAACCATTTATGATGACAAGTTTCTTATGCTTTACTATAATAGTATTTGTCTAAAACGTACCATCAGACAGGTTACTGTGCTGATGCTCAAGAAGGAGTCGAGTTGTATTGTCAATATTCAACTATATCGTCCTCTCACTTTGTGGACTTTTCGTTCTTTATTCCATCGGCAGCTACATTTATCAGCAGCGCATTATGAAAACGCTGACGGAAGAAGAATTTATTAAAGGTTACCGCAAAGCCCAGCTCATTGATGTGAGAGAGCCAAATGAGTTTGAAGGCGGACATATTTTAGGGGCAAGAAATATCCCCCTTTCCCAACTAAAGCAGCGCAAAAATGAAATACGTCGTGACAAGCCTGTTTATCTCTATTGTCAAAATAATTTTAGAAGCGGAAAAGCAGCCCAAACTTTACGTAAAAACGGCTGCCGTGAGATTTATAATTTAAAAGGCGGCTTTAAAAAATGGGGCGGCCGCATCAAAACGAAGAACTAACAAAAAGACTCTGGGAACATGATTCTCCCTGAGTCTTTTTTCTTTATTTTCTTTCAAAAACGAGAACTGGGTTCCGCGCGGCCTTTGTTTCGTCCATACGTTTTACGACCGTTGTATGCGGCGCTTCCTGCACCACTTCAGGATTCTCTTCTGCTTCTTTCGCAATTTGAATCATTGCTTCGATGAATGCATCGAGTGTTTCTTTTGATTCTGTTTCAGTCGGTTCAATCATGATACATTCCTCTACATTGAGCGGGAAGTAGATCGTTGGCGGATGGTAGCCAAAATCAAGTAATCGTTTGGCAATATCAAGTGTCCGCACACCTAATTTTTTCTGACGTTTACCTGAAAGGACAAATTCATGCTTACAGTGACGATCAAAAGGCAAATCGTAATGAGCACTTAAGCGGCGCATCATATAGTTCGCATTTAACACCGCATTATCGGTGACAGCCTTTAAGCCGTCTGGACCCATAGAGCGGATGTACGCATAGGCTCTGACGTTAATACCAAAGTTGCCATAGAATGGCTTCACGCGCCCAATTGATTCCGGACGGTCATTATCAAAGTAAAAACGACCATCCTTCTTTACAAGCACCGGCTTTGGCAAATACGGGATTAAATCCTTTTTGACGCCAACAGGACCTGAACCAGGACCTCCGCCTCCGTGTGGGCCTGTAAAGGTTTTATGAAGATTTAAGTGGACAACATCAAATCCCATATCTCCTGGTCTTGCTCTGCTTAAAACAGCATTCAAGTTGGCTCCGTCATAATAAAGCTTACCGCCAGCTTCGTGAACAATTTCAGCCATTTCTAAAATATTTTCTTCAAATAGGCCGAGTGTATTCGGGTTTGTGAGCATTAAAGCAGCTGTTTCTCCATTGACAACGCGGCGTAAATCTTCTAAATCAACAAGCCCGTTTTCATTAGATGCGACGGTAATGGTTTCAAATCCAGCCACTGTCGCAGATGCCGGGTTCGTTCCATGTGCAGAATCAGGTACAATGACTTTTGTACGCTGATGATCGCCTCTTGCTTCATGGTACGCACGGATCATCATGAGTCCCGTCCATTCGCCATGTGCCCCTGCCGCTGGCTGTAATGTTACAGCGTCCATCCCCGTAATTTCTTCAAGATGATCACCTAGATCGTATAGTAATTCTAATGCACCTTGCACAGTGTCTGCCTCCTGTAGTGGATGGACTTGCGAGAAGCCTGCAAGGCGTGCAACCTTTTCATTAATCTTTGGATTATATTTCATTGTACAAGAGCCAAGAGGATAAAATCCGGAATCGACCCCATGATTGCGCCTTGATAACGCTGTATAATGACGCATAATATCAAGCTCAGATACTTCAGGAAGCTCAGCATCCTCATCACGGATGTA contains the following coding sequences:
- the gcvPB gene encoding aminomethyl-transferring glycine dehydrogenase subunit GcvPB gives rise to the protein MNKQDQPLIFELSKEGRIGYSLPDLDVPEQEIPSLFDETYIRDEDAELPEVSELDIMRHYTALSRRNHGVDSGFYPLGSCTMKYNPKINEKVARLAGFSQVHPLQEADTVQGALELLYDLGDHLEEITGMDAVTLQPAAGAHGEWTGLMMIRAYHEARGDHQRTKVIVPDSAHGTNPASATVAGFETITVASNENGLVDLEDLRRVVNGETAALMLTNPNTLGLFEENILEMAEIVHEAGGKLYYDGANLNAVLSRARPGDMGFDVVHLNLHKTFTGPHGGGGPGSGPVGVKKDLIPYLPKPVLVKKDGRFYFDNDRPESIGRVKPFYGNFGINVRAYAYIRSMGPDGLKAVTDNAVLNANYMMRRLSAHYDLPFDRHCKHEFVLSGKRQKKLGVRTLDIAKRLLDFGYHPPTIYFPLNVEECIMIEPTETESKETLDAFIEAMIQIAKEAEENPEVVQEAPHTTVVKRMDETKAARNPVLVFERK
- a CDS encoding rhodanese-like domain-containing protein yields the protein MFNYIVLSLCGLFVLYSIGSYIYQQRIMKTLTEEEFIKGYRKAQLIDVREPNEFEGGHILGARNIPLSQLKQRKNEIRRDKPVYLYCQNNFRSGKAAQTLRKNGCREIYNLKGGFKKWGGRIKTKN
- a CDS encoding lipoate--protein ligase family protein encodes the protein MQKEKWCFIDSGNQDPAFNMALDEALLYWHSEKLIPPVIRFYGWNPATLSVGYFQNVEKEINLEAVKRYGLGFVRRPTGGRGVLHDQELTYSVIVSEEHPEMPATVTEAYRVISEGILEGFKELGLNAYFAIPRTDKEKESLKNPRSSVCFDAPSWYELVVEGRKVAGSAQTRQKGVILQHGSILIDLDEDKLFDLFLYPNDRVRERMQRSFKNKAVAINEISDRTCTIDDARAAFKRGFEKGLHIELEPYELTDEELAFVHHLAKTKYASDDWNYKR
- the mntR gene encoding transcriptional regulator MntR, whose product is MTTPSMEDYIEQIYMLIEEKGYARVSDIAEALAVHPSSVTKMVQKLDKDEYLIYEKYRGLILTPKGKKIGKRLVYRHELLEQFLRIIGVDEEKIYDDVEGIEHHLSWNSIDRIGDLVQFFEENDERSVQLKAIQKKNEQTNQES